In Planctomycetia bacterium, one DNA window encodes the following:
- a CDS encoding insulinase family protein codes for MATPEIYVHRTLDCGVELAALPLPGRRTAAYEIRVLAGLVHEPAERLGLAGTLEETIDKGTQRFTAQQLTDAFDAIGAQASSRVGRESMVFRCACLPEYVEQALELHAEMLRRPTFPEEFCRVAVDLGKQELTALEDDPGELSRRLIAPHAYGPILGRHEHGTVETLESIRRDDLIEYWRRTFSARRMQIAVGGAVDVDRFAHRVEELFSGFGDGATAPDNDYRLEFSPGVRHQMKELEQQHILICWPGLSMTHPDAPIEQLVLAMLSDGMSSRLFVEVREKQGLVYWVSAWDEHPRQAGMLFMGASTTPARCEQTFRTLLREVDRLGEDVTEEELRRAKTGIIAKSQTHGDITRARVSELSGDLFHYGRPMPVEEKNRRIEAVTINDVRRYLNDNRRDKLCVLTLGTRPLEGAVA; via the coding sequence ATGGCTACGCCAGAGATTTACGTTCACCGGACGCTGGACTGCGGCGTCGAACTCGCGGCCCTGCCGCTGCCCGGCCGGCGAACGGCTGCCTACGAGATTCGCGTTCTTGCGGGCCTGGTCCACGAGCCTGCCGAACGGCTCGGACTGGCCGGTACGCTGGAAGAGACGATCGACAAGGGCACGCAGCGCTTCACGGCGCAGCAACTGACCGACGCGTTCGACGCCATCGGCGCGCAGGCGTCGTCGCGCGTCGGGCGCGAGTCGATGGTTTTTCGCTGCGCCTGCCTGCCGGAATACGTCGAGCAGGCGCTGGAGCTGCACGCCGAGATGCTCCGTCGGCCGACGTTCCCGGAGGAGTTCTGCCGCGTCGCGGTCGATCTGGGTAAACAGGAACTGACCGCCCTGGAGGATGACCCCGGCGAGCTGTCGCGGCGGCTCATCGCGCCGCACGCCTACGGCCCCATCCTGGGACGACACGAACATGGCACCGTCGAGACCCTCGAATCCATCCGGCGCGACGATCTCATCGAGTACTGGCGGCGGACTTTTTCGGCGCGGCGCATGCAGATCGCCGTCGGCGGCGCAGTGGACGTCGACCGTTTCGCACACCGGGTCGAGGAGTTGTTCAGCGGCTTCGGCGACGGCGCGACGGCGCCCGACAACGATTACCGATTGGAATTCTCTCCCGGCGTGCGCCACCAGATGAAGGAGCTTGAGCAGCAACACATCCTCATCTGCTGGCCGGGCCTGTCCATGACGCACCCCGACGCCCCGATCGAGCAACTGGTGCTGGCGATGTTGAGCGACGGCATGAGCTCCCGCCTGTTTGTCGAGGTCCGCGAAAAGCAGGGCCTCGTCTATTGGGTCAGCGCCTGGGACGAGCACCCGCGTCAGGCCGGAATGCTCTTCATGGGTGCGTCGACAACCCCCGCCCGCTGCGAACAGACGTTTCGCACGTTGTTGCGCGAAGTGGACCGCCTCGGCGAAGACGTCACCGAGGAAGAGCTGCGCCGCGCCAAGACCGGCATCATCGCCAAGTCCCAGACCCACGGCGACATCACCCGCGCCCGCGTCAGCGAGTTGAGCGGCGATCTGTTTCACTACGGCCGCCCGATGCCCGTCGAGGAGAAGAACCGCCGCATCGAGGCCGTGACGATCAATGACGTTCGTCGCTATCTGAACGACAACCGCCGCGACAAGCTGTGCGTGCTCACGCTGGGGACGCGGCCGCTGGAAGGAGCCGTCGCATGA
- a CDS encoding insulinase family protein: MMGGSFVEHVLDNGLRIVMEPMPHVQSAAAGFLVRTGARDEAPHQAGVSHFLEHMCFKGTHRRTWQQITIDFDNLGSTYNAYTSKEKTFYFGWVRTADLEKQIELIADMMQSALPPDEFETEKQVILEEIAMSDDQIDRQVYELLHERIYAGHPLAWPVLGTAETVSALTRDAMHAYFQARYNPANMVLLVAGAIEPREVINTTQRLCGDWQRGPERPPRTPPPKWAEGVVVRKTDRFQQQAIALCYPAPPANHPDEEVADVAASILGGHNSRFYWNIIQAGIAPHVSAGRLAYGDNGLMMIWGFCEPAKAEQMVDAMRREIARMTDLGVSGDEVQRVKNRSRTSLATEAEAPYYRLMQLASDLNSFDRPRDVAERLAAIDAVTPQRIKQYLADWPINGPGFLTSLGPRNWPEN; encoded by the coding sequence ATGATGGGCGGGTCATTCGTTGAACACGTTCTGGACAACGGGCTTCGCATCGTCATGGAGCCGATGCCGCACGTGCAAAGCGCCGCGGCGGGTTTTCTCGTGCGCACCGGCGCGCGCGACGAGGCACCGCACCAAGCCGGCGTATCGCATTTTCTCGAACACATGTGCTTCAAGGGTACGCACCGCCGCACCTGGCAGCAGATCACCATCGACTTCGACAACCTCGGCAGCACCTACAACGCCTACACGAGCAAGGAAAAGACGTTTTACTTCGGATGGGTGCGCACCGCCGACCTGGAAAAGCAGATCGAACTGATCGCCGACATGATGCAATCGGCCCTGCCGCCCGACGAGTTCGAAACCGAGAAGCAGGTCATCCTCGAAGAAATCGCCATGTCGGACGACCAGATCGACCGGCAGGTGTACGAGCTGCTCCACGAACGCATCTACGCAGGCCATCCGCTCGCCTGGCCCGTGCTGGGAACGGCCGAGACGGTCTCCGCGCTGACCCGTGACGCCATGCACGCCTATTTCCAGGCGCGTTACAACCCGGCGAACATGGTCCTGCTCGTCGCCGGCGCCATCGAGCCGCGCGAGGTCATCAATACGACACAACGACTCTGCGGCGACTGGCAGCGCGGCCCGGAACGCCCGCCACGCACGCCGCCGCCCAAATGGGCCGAGGGCGTGGTCGTTCGAAAAACCGACCGCTTTCAGCAGCAGGCGATCGCGCTGTGTTACCCGGCGCCGCCAGCCAATCACCCCGATGAGGAAGTCGCCGACGTCGCCGCCAGCATCCTCGGCGGGCACAACTCCCGCTTCTACTGGAACATCATTCAGGCCGGAATCGCGCCGCACGTCTCCGCCGGGCGGCTCGCCTATGGAGACAACGGTCTCATGATGATCTGGGGGTTTTGTGAACCCGCCAAGGCCGAACAGATGGTCGACGCCATGCGCCGCGAAATCGCCCGCATGACCGACCTGGGCGTCAGCGGAGACGAAGTTCAGCGCGTCAAGAACCGTTCGCGCACCAGTCTCGCCACCGAAGCCGAAGCCCCGTACTACCGGCTCATGCAGCTTGCCTCCGACCTGAACAGCTTCGACCGCCCGCGCGATGTCGCCGAACGCCTCGCCGCCATCGACGCCGTCACTCCCCAGCGCATCAAGCAGTACCTCGCCGACTGGCCGATCAACGGGCCGGGCTTCCTCACCAGCCTCGGTCCGCGTAACTGGCCTGAAAACTAG
- a CDS encoding YhbY family RNA-binding protein — MDPAQRRTLKTQAHHLKHRMTIGKAGVNDAVIETIRRHFDHVELLKIRMTMDDAAEVDLAGEEIASRVPCEFIARVGHVGIFFRSQQEQPASPVSASDASLDAASGESTVSPL; from the coding sequence ATGGACCCGGCACAACGCCGAACACTGAAAACACAAGCCCACCATCTCAAGCACCGCATGACGATCGGCAAGGCCGGCGTCAATGACGCGGTGATTGAAACGATCCGCAGGCACTTCGACCACGTCGAGCTTCTCAAGATTCGCATGACAATGGACGACGCGGCGGAAGTCGATCTCGCCGGTGAGGAAATCGCCTCGCGCGTGCCGTGCGAATTCATCGCGCGCGTCGGCCACGTCGGCATCTTCTTTCGTTCGCAGCAGGAGCAGCCGGCTTCACCAGTCAGCGCATCGGATGCCTCGTTGGATGCCGCGTCTGGCGAGTCGACCGTTTCCCCGCTATAA